The following are encoded together in the Xanthobacter autotrophicus Py2 genome:
- a CDS encoding putative ABC transporter periplasmic solute-binding protein (KEGG: pde:Pden_2355 putative ABC transporter periplasmic solute-binding protein), producing MLTRRRMLALTAGVLSGAAVLPMLPVRAATGAAPVLRLGLLQFGTGAWEIAAMTALGLDAAYGVALAPQRFASNDAGRIAFQAGAVDAFLSDLLWAARVKAGGRDLVYLPFSSAEGAVMVRSDSPLRTVADLAGKRLGVSGGALDKSWLMLKAHAQAQAGLDLQTAAQPVFAAPPLLAAELEQGNLDAALLYWTFCARLAPKGFRPLISVEELVRGFGVPHEPTLVGYVFDGAFARANPQTVAAFARASRATKAALAGADPARTETAWAAARREMQAPDEATFAALKAGFIAGVPRLSPAEDEAAAAQLYAVLAKLGGERLVGPAAALPPGLFFAAERVAP from the coding sequence ATGCTGACCCGCCGCCGCATGCTCGCGCTCACCGCGGGCGTGCTGTCGGGTGCCGCCGTGCTCCCGATGCTGCCCGTGCGGGCAGCCACCGGCGCGGCTCCCGTGCTGCGCCTCGGCCTGCTGCAATTCGGCACCGGGGCGTGGGAGATCGCCGCCATGACGGCGCTGGGGCTCGATGCGGCCTACGGCGTCGCCCTCGCCCCGCAGCGCTTCGCCTCCAATGATGCCGGCCGCATTGCCTTCCAGGCCGGCGCGGTGGATGCCTTCCTCTCCGACCTTCTGTGGGCCGCCCGGGTGAAGGCGGGGGGGCGTGACCTCGTCTACCTGCCCTTCTCCTCCGCCGAGGGCGCGGTGATGGTGCGCTCTGATTCGCCCCTCAGGACCGTGGCGGATCTCGCCGGCAAGCGGCTGGGGGTGTCGGGTGGCGCTCTCGACAAGAGCTGGCTGATGCTGAAGGCCCATGCGCAGGCGCAGGCCGGCCTCGATCTCCAGACCGCCGCGCAGCCGGTGTTCGCCGCCCCGCCCTTGCTGGCGGCGGAACTGGAGCAGGGCAATCTCGACGCCGCGCTACTCTACTGGACCTTCTGCGCACGGCTCGCGCCCAAGGGCTTCCGCCCGCTCATCAGCGTGGAGGAACTGGTGCGCGGCTTCGGCGTGCCGCATGAGCCGACCCTGGTGGGCTATGTGTTCGACGGCGCCTTCGCCCGCGCCAACCCCCAGACCGTGGCCGCCTTTGCCCGCGCCTCCCGCGCCACCAAGGCGGCGCTCGCCGGCGCCGATCCGGCTCGGACGGAGACCGCCTGGGCCGCCGCGCGACGGGAGATGCAGGCGCCGGACGAAGCTACCTTCGCTGCCCTCAAGGCCGGCTTCATCGCCGGCGTGCCGCGCCTGTCGCCGGCAGAGGACGAAGCGGCGGCGGCGCAGCTTTATGCGGTGCTGGCAAAGCTGGGCGGCGAGCGCCTGGTGGGGCCGGCGGCCGCCTTGCCGCCCGGCCTCTTCTTCGCGGCGGAGCGGGTGGCGCCATGA
- a CDS encoding TonB-dependent receptor (PFAM: TonB-dependent receptor; TonB-dependent receptor plug~KEGG: rpe:RPE_2818 TonB-dependent receptor), which produces MRAETSWRAIAVALGLSGATLPAMPFVAGPALAQSAQSQAAPEAGGAIELPTVEVVATTPLSGTGIDVDRVPGAVTTISAEEFNRLQSFSTIDALVQYTPSATSTDVQGNAFFQDFRFRGFAASPLQGTPQGIAVYQNGIRVNEAFGDTVNWDLIPEVAIDRAEVFSNNPAFGLNALGGAVSIQMKNGFTYHGFEGSVQGGSFGQIGGSIQYGGEKDGVGLYIAADAVRDDGWRSHSPSELARFYGDLGWKGDKGELHLVASAASNSLGVVGPTPVEMLAADYNSVYTWPQTTQNDMGMLALNGRYDLSDTWQLQSNLYVRRFKQSHVDGNDADLENCSNKWNPGVGNTKMCLEEDQFTGPTGGGNPLSNPQYAAFRSQMVLYDQNGNTIPFNELASNQLYGVINRTWTDTTTYGGSVQAVSTDKLIGHDNYFVVGGSVDYSTVNFKSTTELGITDINTLGVAGTGIYLQNRPNYSLPEEYQVFYLPVNLDATTTYYGLYATNAFDMTDRATLTMGARLNIAKISMQDASGISPQLNGDYTFARINPIIGLTYKITSDVTAYGGYSESNRAPTPLELNCADPNRPCLLENSLVADPPLEQVVSHTYEAGLRGASTLFGGNMSWKLGLYRVDSDNDIIALASEQTGYGYYTNVPATRRQGFEAGLQYVNGPWKLYANYAYIDATFQFSGTLASPNNPLATDGEIFVTPGDHIPAIPAQTLKFGLDYMVTDKWKVGGDVIAVSSQYYAGDESNINPMLPGYWVANVRTSYQITPNIQVFGLINNLFNQKYASYGTFFDTGYLGLSNAQMQTPGQPLSAYAGMKATF; this is translated from the coding sequence ATGAGGGCGGAAACTTCCTGGCGGGCCATTGCCGTCGCACTCGGCCTTTCGGGCGCCACCCTGCCGGCAATGCCGTTCGTAGCAGGCCCGGCGCTGGCCCAGTCGGCGCAAAGCCAAGCGGCCCCGGAGGCCGGCGGCGCGATCGAGCTGCCCACGGTTGAGGTGGTCGCCACCACGCCGCTCTCCGGCACCGGCATCGACGTGGACCGGGTGCCCGGCGCGGTCACCACCATCTCGGCGGAGGAGTTCAACCGGCTGCAGTCCTTCTCCACCATCGACGCTTTGGTCCAGTACACGCCCAGCGCCACCTCCACCGACGTGCAGGGCAACGCCTTCTTCCAGGACTTCCGCTTCCGCGGCTTTGCCGCCTCGCCGCTGCAGGGCACGCCGCAGGGCATCGCGGTCTACCAGAACGGCATCCGCGTCAACGAGGCGTTCGGCGACACGGTGAACTGGGACCTCATTCCCGAGGTCGCCATCGACCGCGCCGAGGTGTTCTCCAACAATCCGGCGTTCGGCCTCAACGCGCTCGGCGGCGCCGTCTCCATCCAGATGAAGAACGGTTTCACCTATCACGGCTTCGAGGGCTCGGTGCAGGGTGGCTCGTTCGGCCAGATCGGCGGTTCGATCCAGTATGGCGGCGAGAAGGACGGCGTCGGCCTCTACATCGCCGCCGACGCGGTGCGCGACGACGGCTGGCGCAGCCATTCCCCCTCCGAGCTGGCGCGCTTCTACGGCGACCTCGGCTGGAAAGGCGACAAGGGCGAGCTGCACCTCGTGGCGAGCGCCGCCAGCAATTCGCTCGGCGTGGTGGGTCCCACCCCGGTGGAGATGCTCGCGGCCGACTACAACTCGGTCTACACGTGGCCGCAGACCACCCAGAACGACATGGGCATGCTGGCCCTCAACGGCCGCTACGACCTCTCCGACACCTGGCAGTTGCAGAGCAATCTTTACGTCCGCCGCTTCAAGCAGTCCCACGTGGACGGCAATGACGCCGATCTCGAGAATTGCAGCAACAAGTGGAACCCCGGCGTCGGCAACACCAAGATGTGCCTGGAGGAGGACCAGTTCACCGGTCCCACGGGCGGCGGCAACCCCCTCTCCAATCCGCAATACGCCGCCTTCCGCAGCCAGATGGTGCTCTACGACCAGAACGGCAACACCATCCCGTTCAACGAGCTGGCCTCCAACCAGCTCTATGGTGTCATCAACCGCACCTGGACCGACACCACCACCTATGGCGGCTCGGTGCAGGCGGTGAGCACCGACAAGCTGATCGGCCACGACAATTATTTCGTGGTGGGCGGCAGCGTCGACTACAGCACGGTCAACTTCAAATCGACCACCGAGCTGGGCATCACCGACATCAACACCCTGGGCGTGGCCGGCACCGGCATCTACCTGCAGAACAGGCCGAATTATTCGCTGCCGGAAGAATACCAGGTGTTCTACCTGCCGGTGAACCTGGACGCCACCACCACCTATTACGGCCTCTACGCCACCAACGCCTTCGACATGACCGACCGCGCCACCCTGACCATGGGCGCGCGGCTCAACATCGCGAAGATCAGCATGCAGGACGCCAGCGGCATCAGCCCCCAGCTGAATGGCGACTACACCTTCGCACGCATCAACCCCATCATCGGCCTCACCTACAAGATCACCTCCGATGTCACCGCCTATGGCGGCTATTCGGAATCCAACCGCGCGCCGACCCCGCTGGAGCTGAACTGCGCCGACCCCAACCGGCCGTGCCTCTTGGAAAATTCCCTGGTAGCCGATCCGCCGCTGGAGCAGGTGGTGTCGCACACCTACGAGGCCGGCCTGCGCGGCGCCAGCACGCTGTTCGGCGGCAACATGAGCTGGAAGCTCGGACTCTACCGGGTGGACAGCGACAACGACATCATCGCCCTCGCCAGCGAGCAGACCGGCTACGGCTATTACACCAACGTACCCGCCACCCGCCGGCAGGGCTTCGAGGCCGGGCTGCAGTACGTCAACGGGCCGTGGAAGCTCTACGCCAACTACGCCTATATCGACGCCACCTTCCAGTTCTCGGGCACGCTGGCCTCGCCCAACAATCCGCTGGCCACCGACGGCGAGATCTTCGTGACCCCGGGCGACCATATCCCCGCCATCCCGGCCCAGACCCTGAAGTTCGGCCTCGACTACATGGTGACCGACAAGTGGAAGGTCGGCGGCGACGTCATCGCCGTGTCGAGCCAGTATTATGCGGGCGACGAATCCAACATCAACCCGATGCTGCCGGGCTATTGGGTGGCCAATGTGCGCACCAGCTACCAGATCACGCCCAACATCCAGGTGTTCGGCCTGATCAACAATCTCTTCAACCAGAAATATGCCTCCTACGGCACCTTCTTCGACACCGGTTATCTCGGCCTCAGCAACGCCCAGATGCAGACCCCCGGCCAGCCTTTGTCCGCCTACGCCGGGATGAAGGCGACCTTTTGA
- a CDS encoding binding-protein-dependent transport systems inner membrane component (PFAM: binding-protein-dependent transport systems inner membrane component~KEGG: bra:BRADO5473 putative ABC transporter (permease protein)) — MRFPWSGALVRVGSLTALLALWQAAASLAHSRALPTPEAVLAFLSKEAASGDLFSNLAVTLARVAVSFVVAMAIGTVIGVAFGRMRRLDRVFDTWLVVLLNTPALVITVLCYIWLGLTETAAVLAVALNKIPTVAVLLREGARALSPELDEMAGAFRLSFLDRMRHVVLPQLEPHLAGAARSGLALVWKIVLVVELLGRPNGVGYAISVYFQLFDVAAVLGYSLAFMAVMLAIEYGVLQPFEAHARRWRLEAR; from the coding sequence ATGAGGTTCCCCTGGTCCGGTGCCCTGGTGCGTGTCGGCTCGCTCACGGCTCTGCTGGCGCTGTGGCAGGCGGCGGCGAGCCTGGCCCACAGCCGTGCCCTGCCCACCCCCGAGGCGGTGCTCGCCTTCCTGTCGAAGGAGGCGGCGTCGGGAGACCTGTTTTCCAACCTTGCGGTGACGCTGGCGCGGGTGGCGGTGTCCTTCGTGGTGGCCATGGCGATCGGAACGGTGATCGGCGTTGCCTTCGGCCGCATGCGGCGGCTCGACCGGGTGTTCGACACCTGGCTGGTGGTGCTGCTGAACACGCCGGCCCTGGTCATCACCGTGCTCTGCTACATCTGGCTCGGCCTCACCGAGACGGCGGCAGTGCTGGCGGTGGCGCTCAACAAGATCCCCACCGTCGCCGTGCTGCTGCGGGAGGGCGCGCGGGCCCTGTCGCCGGAGCTGGACGAGATGGCCGGGGCCTTCCGCCTGTCCTTCCTCGACCGCATGCGCCATGTGGTGCTGCCGCAGCTTGAGCCGCACCTTGCAGGGGCGGCGCGCTCCGGGCTCGCCCTGGTGTGGAAGATCGTGCTGGTGGTGGAATTGCTGGGGCGGCCCAACGGGGTGGGCTATGCCATCTCCGTCTATTTCCAGCTGTTCGATGTGGCCGCCGTGCTGGGCTATTCGCTGGCCTTCATGGCCGTCATGCTGGCCATCGAATATGGCGTGCTGCAACCCTTCGAAGCCCACGCCCGGCGCTGGCGCCTTGAGGCCCGCTGA
- a CDS encoding S-layer protein, putative (KEGG: mca:MCA2869 S-layer protein, putative), translating into MSTATGNLILGWDVGGAHLKRAVLAPDGTLLSVEMAACPLWQGLDKLDAAMAALSSATGRSVVTMTGELTDLWPDRATGVAGLSRALAERLGADTGIYAGRAGFVPATDAPDYAADVASANWHATAAALARLCGDGVLVDIGSTTTDIIRFAGTQVCFAGYNDAERMESGELVYSGAARTPVMALAPTLPFRGRQVPLMAEHFATTADIHRLTGDLPEGADLHPAADGGEKTREASARRLLRMVGRDLGPCTLAEAEALAAFATEVQLHRLHVALAQVLSAGGVAADASLVGAGVGRFLAQRLAARAGRSYRDAGVVLAGDPALAAVAADCAPAVAVARLATY; encoded by the coding sequence ATGAGCACGGCGACCGGCAATCTCATCCTCGGCTGGGATGTGGGCGGCGCCCATCTCAAGCGCGCCGTGCTGGCGCCGGATGGCACCCTGCTGTCCGTGGAAATGGCCGCCTGCCCCCTGTGGCAGGGCCTCGACAAGCTCGATGCCGCCATGGCCGCGCTCTCCAGCGCCACCGGGCGCTCGGTGGTGACCATGACCGGCGAGCTGACCGACCTGTGGCCCGACCGCGCCACCGGCGTCGCCGGCCTATCCCGGGCGCTGGCGGAACGGCTGGGGGCGGACACGGGCATCTATGCCGGCCGCGCCGGCTTCGTCCCGGCCACCGACGCACCGGATTACGCGGCGGACGTGGCCTCCGCCAACTGGCACGCCACCGCTGCGGCACTGGCCCGCCTATGCGGCGACGGCGTTCTGGTGGATATTGGCTCGACGACCACGGACATCATCAGGTTTGCCGGCACACAAGTTTGTTTTGCCGGCTATAATGATGCTGAGCGCATGGAATCCGGCGAGCTGGTCTATAGCGGCGCCGCGCGGACGCCGGTAATGGCGCTAGCCCCCACCCTGCCCTTCCGGGGCCGGCAGGTGCCGCTCATGGCGGAGCATTTCGCCACCACCGCCGACATCCATCGCCTCACCGGAGACCTGCCCGAAGGCGCCGACCTGCACCCGGCAGCGGACGGCGGTGAAAAGACCCGTGAAGCCAGCGCGCGTCGGCTGTTGCGCATGGTGGGGCGCGACCTTGGCCCCTGCACCCTGGCCGAAGCGGAAGCGCTGGCCGCCTTCGCCACAGAGGTGCAACTGCACCGGCTGCATGTGGCGCTCGCACAGGTGCTTTCAGCGGGGGGCGTGGCGGCAGATGCGTCGCTGGTCGGGGCGGGCGTGGGCCGGTTTCTGGCGCAACGCCTCGCCGCACGAGCCGGCCGGTCCTACCGCGATGCGGGGGTTGTGCTGGCCGGCGACCCCGCCCTCGCCGCTGTCGCGGCGGACTGCGCGCCGGCGGTCGCCGTGGCGCGGCTGGCGACCTATTAG
- a CDS encoding protein of unknown function DUF201 (PFAM: protein of unknown function DUF201~KEGG: mca:MCA2868 hypothetical protein) — protein sequence MRVFVCEFVTGGGLRDAALPDSLAREAALIRDAMRHDLTALPQVSEILLATDDRLLLPGAVPVTAGADAWAIWRTLARRADVVWPVAPETDDVLARLVEMLRENCPRVLACDPEAIAIATSKLETARRLAAASVPHIPTFPLAQAPDLKGPRITKPDDGAGCEDTLFWAEGVTPTPGRRDGLVIQPFVAGEAASLTVLNGAEGVRLLAVNRQHIAIEDGRVVLAGLSVGALDDAGGRLETLARDVVRAIPGLEGIFGIDILLTETGPVVVEVNPRLTTAYAGLGAALGLNPATLLAPFAGVGTAPRPGIRTPVDLALA from the coding sequence ATGCGCGTCTTCGTCTGCGAGTTCGTCACCGGCGGCGGCCTGCGCGACGCGGCACTGCCGGACAGCCTCGCGCGGGAAGCCGCCCTCATCCGCGATGCCATGCGCCACGACCTCACCGCCCTGCCACAGGTGAGCGAGATCCTCCTCGCAACCGACGACCGCCTGCTGCTGCCCGGCGCCGTTCCGGTGACGGCGGGCGCCGATGCCTGGGCCATCTGGCGCACCCTCGCCCGGCGCGCCGACGTGGTGTGGCCGGTGGCGCCGGAGACCGACGACGTGCTCGCCCGGCTTGTGGAGATGCTGCGCGAGAACTGCCCCCGCGTCCTCGCCTGCGATCCGGAGGCCATCGCCATCGCCACCAGCAAGCTGGAGACCGCACGCCGCCTCGCCGCCGCCAGCGTGCCGCACATTCCCACCTTTCCGCTGGCGCAGGCGCCCGACCTCAAAGGCCCGCGCATCACCAAGCCGGACGATGGCGCCGGCTGCGAGGACACCCTGTTCTGGGCGGAAGGCGTGACGCCGACGCCGGGCCGTCGCGATGGATTGGTGATCCAGCCGTTCGTGGCGGGGGAGGCGGCGAGCCTCACCGTGCTCAACGGCGCCGAAGGGGTGCGGCTCCTCGCCGTGAACCGCCAGCACATTGCCATTGAGGACGGCCGCGTCGTCCTCGCCGGGCTTTCCGTGGGCGCGCTGGATGACGCAGGCGGGCGCCTTGAAACGCTGGCGCGGGACGTAGTGCGCGCCATCCCCGGCCTTGAAGGCATCTTCGGCATCGACATCCTGTTGACCGAGACCGGCCCGGTGGTCGTGGAGGTCAACCCGCGCCTCACCACCGCCTATGCCGGCCTCGGCGCGGCCCTCGGCCTCAATCCGGCGACGCTGCTGGCGCCCTTCGCGGGCGTCGGCACAGCGCCCCGCCCAGGCATCCGCACTCCGGTTGACCTGGCGCTGGCATGA
- a CDS encoding Methylene-tetrahydromethanopterin dehydrogenase (PFAM: Methylene-tetrahydromethanopterin dehydrogenase~KEGG: mfa:Mfla_1660 methylene tetrahydromethanopterin dehydrogenase/methylenetetrahydrofolate dehydrogenase, putative), whose protein sequence is MAESAPILHIITPLNHVSPFDVNMAVDAGYTTIAPYSRVALSEVRDLTQDMMFSRAPQSAPRTGLFIGGKDAALALDMAAEAKASIFPPFEISIFPDPAGSFTTAAAMIAKVEQALLKTRPKGLEGVAVQVYGATGVVGSIAAVIAAQAGALVTLVSHREVAAVDEKAKDLKARFGVELATTAAVTDAEKAKLVPEAEVVLAAGKAGVEILTAAHLQAATRLLVAADVNAVPPAGIAGIGAHDAAAVLPHGIGIGALAIGNLKYAVQHTLLKQMCVTDTPLFFDLPAIFKLARELDA, encoded by the coding sequence ATGGCGGAATCCGCCCCCATTCTCCACATCATCACGCCCCTGAACCACGTCAGCCCGTTCGACGTGAACATGGCGGTGGATGCCGGCTACACCACCATCGCCCCCTATTCCCGCGTCGCGCTGAGCGAGGTGCGGGACCTGACGCAGGACATGATGTTCTCCCGCGCGCCCCAGTCGGCGCCGCGCACCGGCCTGTTCATCGGCGGCAAGGATGCCGCCCTTGCCCTCGACATGGCGGCGGAGGCAAAGGCCTCCATCTTCCCGCCCTTCGAGATTTCCATCTTTCCCGATCCCGCCGGCTCCTTCACCACCGCCGCCGCCATGATCGCCAAGGTGGAGCAGGCGCTGCTGAAGACCCGGCCCAAGGGCCTGGAGGGCGTCGCCGTGCAGGTCTATGGCGCCACCGGCGTGGTGGGCTCCATCGCCGCCGTCATCGCCGCGCAGGCGGGGGCGCTCGTCACCCTCGTCAGCCATCGCGAGGTCGCCGCGGTGGACGAGAAGGCGAAGGACCTCAAGGCCCGCTTCGGCGTGGAGCTGGCCACCACCGCCGCCGTCACCGACGCGGAAAAGGCGAAGCTGGTTCCCGAGGCGGAAGTGGTGCTCGCCGCCGGCAAGGCCGGCGTGGAAATCCTCACCGCCGCGCACCTTCAGGCCGCCACCCGGCTGCTGGTGGCAGCGGACGTGAACGCCGTGCCGCCCGCCGGCATCGCCGGCATCGGCGCCCATGACGCGGCGGCCGTGCTGCCCCACGGCATCGGCATCGGCGCGCTTGCCATCGGCAATCTCAAATACGCCGTGCAGCACACCCTGCTGAAGCAGATGTGCGTCACCGACACGCCGCTGTTCTTCGATCTTCCCGCCATCTTCAAGCTCGCCCGCGAGCTGGACGCGTAG
- a CDS encoding ABC transporter related (PFAM: ABC transporter related~SMART: AAA ATPase~KEGG: bja:blr6201 ABC transporter ATP-binding protein), translating to MSAAESLLEARITGKTYRRPDGVAMEAVRDLSLTLARGEFVCLIGPSGCGKTTTLRILTGLDRDFEGTLAPDPAQLAIGIAFQEPRLLLWRTVEENIRIVLPPARRGMDLSVLLESFGLAVHRARYPGELSLGLARRVSLARALAVEPDLLVLDEPFVSLDAQAAVELRRCVMLAAEREHTGAAGRMGVLMVTHNVREALQLADRLVLLAPRPTYILEEVRLGVPRAARSPDWIEAERAALAARFPVLSEV from the coding sequence GTGAGCGCCGCCGAAAGCCTCCTTGAGGCCCGCATCACGGGGAAGACCTACCGGCGGCCCGATGGCGTTGCCATGGAAGCGGTGCGTGACCTCTCCCTCACCCTCGCGCGCGGGGAATTCGTGTGCCTCATCGGCCCCTCCGGGTGCGGCAAGACCACCACGCTGCGCATCCTCACCGGCCTCGACCGGGATTTTGAAGGCACGCTGGCGCCCGATCCGGCGCAGCTTGCCATCGGCATCGCCTTTCAGGAGCCCCGGCTCCTGCTGTGGCGGACGGTGGAGGAGAATATCCGCATCGTCCTGCCGCCGGCGCGGCGTGGGATGGATCTCAGCGTGCTTTTGGAGAGCTTCGGTCTGGCGGTGCATCGCGCCCGCTATCCCGGCGAGCTGTCGCTGGGGCTGGCGCGGCGGGTGTCGCTGGCCCGGGCACTGGCGGTGGAGCCCGATCTCCTGGTGCTGGACGAGCCCTTCGTCTCCCTTGATGCCCAGGCGGCGGTGGAGCTGCGGCGCTGCGTGATGCTGGCCGCAGAGCGCGAACACACGGGCGCGGCTGGCCGAATGGGCGTATTGATGGTGACGCACAATGTGCGCGAGGCGCTGCAGCTCGCCGACCGTCTGGTGCTGCTCGCGCCGCGCCCCACCTATATCCTCGAGGAGGTGCGCCTTGGCGTGCCGCGCGCGGCCCGTTCGCCGGACTGGATCGAGGCGGAGCGTGCCGCCCTCGCCGCCCGCTTTCCGGTCCTGAGCGAGGTTTAA
- a CDS encoding alpha-L-glutamate ligase, RimK family (TIGRFAM: alpha-L-glutamate ligase, RimK family~PFAM: protein of unknown function DUF201; RimK domain protein ATP-grasp~KEGG: gbe:GbCGDNIH1_0772 ribosomal protein S6 modification protein) gives MAGLVLFAERVDWHSRSLLAAIKARGHTARVISLKACGFAVGETAHGLLLPGFADDLPDACFVRSVPAGTLEQVTARLGVLHALREMGVRVMNDARAIERCVDKSATTFLLARAGLPTPRTLVLEDRAAAQMIIDAAPGDSVLKPMFGAQGRGLMRLAPKARLPEAEEVGGVYYLQDFVSAPSGTGPSGTHEDFRVFVVGGQAEAAMARRGTSWITNIHQGATGVEVAAEGQLADLAVRAAAAVGASYAGVDLIADSEGRLTVLEVNSMPAWRGLHDATGRNMAEPLAAHLVAEPVAA, from the coding sequence GTGGCGGGCCTCGTCCTCTTCGCCGAGCGGGTGGACTGGCACAGCCGCTCGCTCCTCGCCGCCATCAAGGCCCGCGGGCACACCGCGCGTGTCATCTCGCTGAAAGCCTGCGGCTTCGCCGTGGGGGAGACCGCCCACGGCCTGCTGCTGCCGGGCTTTGCAGACGACCTGCCGGACGCCTGCTTCGTGCGCTCGGTGCCCGCCGGTACGCTGGAGCAGGTCACCGCCCGGCTTGGCGTGCTCCATGCCCTGCGCGAGATGGGGGTGCGGGTGATGAACGACGCCCGCGCCATCGAGCGCTGCGTGGACAAGAGCGCCACCACCTTCCTTTTGGCCCGCGCCGGCCTCCCCACTCCCCGCACTTTGGTGCTGGAAGACCGCGCGGCGGCGCAGATGATCATCGACGCCGCGCCCGGCGACAGCGTGCTCAAGCCCATGTTCGGCGCCCAGGGCCGCGGCCTCATGCGCCTTGCACCCAAGGCCCGCCTGCCGGAGGCCGAGGAGGTGGGCGGGGTCTATTACCTGCAGGATTTCGTTTCCGCGCCATCCGGCACCGGACCCTCCGGGACCCATGAGGATTTCCGCGTGTTCGTGGTCGGCGGACAGGCCGAGGCCGCCATGGCGCGGCGGGGCACCTCCTGGATCACCAACATCCACCAGGGCGCCACCGGCGTGGAAGTCGCCGCCGAGGGCCAGCTCGCGGACCTTGCCGTGCGCGCGGCGGCGGCGGTGGGGGCGTCCTATGCGGGGGTGGACCTCATCGCCGATTCGGAAGGGCGCCTCACGGTGCTGGAGGTGAATTCCATGCCGGCCTGGCGCGGCCTTCATGACGCCACCGGCCGCAACATGGCCGAGCCGCTGGCCGCCCACCTCGTCGCCGAGCCCGTGGCGGCGTAG
- a CDS encoding Methenyltetrahydromethanopterin cyclohydrolase (PFAM: Methenyltetrahydromethanopterin cyclohydrolase~KEGG: mfa:Mfla_1658 methenyltetrahydromethanopterin cyclohydrolase): MTSPALVTPVDAAPAISLATCVAPLVDALIRDADALRLKVSRGPRDALIVDAGITAAGGLEAGRRIAEICLGGLGRVALVPAGRFSPWDTLASVSTSDPVLACLGSQYAGWSLAAGDFFALGSGPGRAIAAVETLYGELGYRDRGDKVTLVLETGVVPPAEVVDEIAARCAVAPSDITLILTPTSSLAGTVQIVARVLEVALHKAHALHFPLEHIADGVGSAPICPPSPDFLTAMGRTNDAVLYGGDVHLFVHGPAEAAKDLATRLPSLASRDYGRPFGEIFAGYDCDFYKVDPLLFSPARVTVTAIDHGESFTAGGFDPILIARSFGG, from the coding sequence ATGACCTCGCCTGCCCTTGTCACCCCAGTGGATGCCGCCCCCGCCATCAGCCTCGCCACCTGTGTGGCGCCGCTGGTGGACGCCCTCATCCGCGACGCCGACGCGCTGCGCCTCAAGGTGTCGCGCGGCCCCCGCGATGCCCTCATCGTGGATGCCGGCATCACCGCCGCCGGTGGACTGGAAGCCGGCCGCCGCATCGCCGAGATCTGCCTCGGGGGGCTCGGCCGGGTGGCGCTGGTGCCCGCCGGCCGGTTCTCGCCCTGGGACACGCTGGCGAGCGTCTCCACTTCCGATCCGGTGCTGGCCTGCCTCGGCAGCCAGTATGCCGGCTGGAGCCTCGCCGCCGGCGACTTCTTCGCCCTCGGCTCCGGCCCCGGCCGGGCCATCGCGGCGGTGGAGACCCTGTATGGGGAGCTCGGCTACCGCGACCGCGGCGACAAGGTCACCCTGGTGCTGGAAACCGGCGTGGTGCCCCCGGCCGAGGTGGTGGACGAGATCGCCGCACGCTGCGCCGTGGCGCCGTCCGACATCACCTTGATCCTCACCCCCACCAGTTCGCTCGCCGGCACGGTGCAGATCGTGGCGCGGGTGCTGGAGGTGGCGCTGCACAAGGCCCACGCCCTGCATTTCCCGCTGGAGCACATCGCCGACGGCGTGGGCTCGGCGCCCATCTGCCCGCCCTCCCCCGATTTCCTCACCGCCATGGGCCGCACCAACGACGCGGTGCTCTATGGCGGCGACGTGCACCTCTTCGTCCACGGCCCGGCGGAGGCGGCGAAAGACCTCGCCACGCGGCTGCCCTCCCTCGCCTCCCGCGACTATGGCCGGCCGTTCGGGGAGATTTTCGCGGGCTATGACTGCGACTTCTACAAAGTGGACCCGCTGCTGTTCTCCCCGGCGCGGGTGACGGTGACCGCCATCGACCATGGCGAGAGCTTCACCGCCGGCGGCTTCGATCCCATCCTCATCGCCCGGTCGTTCGGGGGCTGA